Proteins encoded by one window of bacterium:
- a CDS encoding ABC transporter permease, protein MIRFLLRRLVSLVPVVLGLASLVFVLMYLVPGDPARLMAGQHADEQTLSVLRHNLGLDRPLHVRYGMFLSGLARGDLGYSYRQRRPVTTVLAERFPATLRLALAALAIALVCGVGAGMLAAVHHGRAADFVVMLLSLGGISTPVFWLGMMLIVLFAGVLGWLPVGGYGDGSLRYLILPALSLSAISTGYFARITRAALLEVLRSDHVLAARARGLSEARILWSHSLRGAAVPLVTVIGTNLASLLGGAVATETVFAWPGVGRAIYDAILVRDLPVVEGGVILLAFLFVGSNLLIDLLYAWIDPRIRLDGGGPREATG, encoded by the coding sequence GGCGACCCGGCGCGCCTGATGGCGGGCCAGCACGCGGATGAGCAGACCCTGTCCGTCCTGCGCCACAACCTGGGCCTCGACCGTCCGCTGCACGTGCGCTACGGCATGTTCCTGTCCGGACTGGCCCGCGGCGACCTGGGCTATAGCTACCGTCAGCGGCGCCCCGTGACCACCGTGCTCGCCGAGCGGTTCCCGGCCACGCTGCGCCTGGCCCTGGCCGCGCTGGCCATTGCCCTGGTCTGCGGAGTGGGCGCCGGGATGCTGGCCGCGGTGCATCACGGCCGGGCGGCGGATTTCGTGGTGATGCTGCTCAGCCTGGGGGGCATCTCCACGCCCGTGTTCTGGCTGGGGATGATGCTGATCGTGCTGTTCGCCGGGGTGCTGGGCTGGCTGCCGGTGGGCGGGTACGGGGACGGTTCGCTGCGCTATCTTATCCTGCCCGCGCTCAGCCTGAGCGCGATCAGCACCGGCTATTTCGCCCGGATCACCCGGGCCGCCCTGCTGGAGGTGCTGAGATCGGACCATGTCCTGGCCGCGCGGGCGCGGGGACTGAGCGAGGCCCGCATCCTCTGGAGTCACTCCCTGCGCGGAGCGGCGGTGCCGCTGGTCACGGTGATCGGGACCAACCTGGCCTCGCTGCTGGGTGGGGCCGTGGCCACGGAGACAGTGTTCGCCTGGCCGGGGGTCGGTCGGGCGATCTATGATGCCATCCTGGTCCGCGACCTGCCGGTGGTGGAGGGCGGGGTGATCCTGCTGGCGTTCCTGTTTGTCGGCTCCAACCTGCTGATCGACCTGCTGTACGCCTGGATCGACCCCCGTATCCGTCTGGATGGGGGCGGACCGCGGGAGGCCACCGGATGA
- a CDS encoding ABC transporter permease, producing MTMQTKSPWSLRFGVLVVLLLVVSALGAGVLAPYNPYRVDIEHVMAAPSLAHPFGTDYLGRDVLSRVLYGGRISLAIGLLAVAVSGVLGTLIGALAGYCGGWLDEVLMRLTDIVLAFPTALFALAVMAIFENPTVTTIFLVLGLVGWGSIARLVRSEVLSIKARDYVLAARAVGVSPAGILLRHILPNTVGTLSVALTLGVASNILTEAWLSFLGLGAQPPLPSWGAMITEGQFYLTSRPWVCIFPGLAILITVLGFNMAGDGLRDRLDPRLGRKL from the coding sequence ATGACGATGCAGACAAAAAGCCCCTGGAGCCTGCGTTTCGGCGTTCTGGTGGTGCTACTGCTGGTGGTTTCGGCCCTGGGCGCGGGAGTACTCGCCCCCTACAATCCCTACCGGGTGGATATCGAGCACGTGATGGCCGCCCCCAGCCTGGCCCATCCGTTCGGCACGGACTACCTGGGGCGGGACGTGCTGAGCCGGGTGCTGTACGGGGGAAGGATTTCACTGGCCATCGGGCTGCTGGCCGTGGCGGTATCGGGCGTTCTGGGCACGCTGATCGGGGCGCTGGCCGGCTACTGCGGCGGCTGGCTGGATGAGGTGCTGATGCGCCTGACCGACATCGTGCTGGCTTTTCCAACGGCCCTGTTCGCCCTGGCCGTAATGGCGATTTTCGAGAACCCGACCGTGACCACCATTTTCCTCGTGCTGGGGCTGGTCGGCTGGGGCTCCATCGCGCGCCTGGTGCGCTCCGAGGTGCTCTCGATCAAGGCGCGCGACTACGTGCTGGCCGCCCGGGCGGTGGGGGTGAGCCCGGCCGGGATCCTTCTGCGCCATATCCTGCCCAACACCGTGGGCACGCTGAGCGTGGCTCTCACCCTGGGCGTGGCCTCCAATATCCTGACCGAGGCCTGGCTCAGCTTTCTGGGCCTGGGCGCACAGCCGCCCCTGCCCAGCTGGGGCGCGATGATCACCGAGGGCCAGTTCTACCTGACCAGCCGTCCCTGGGTCTGTATCTTCCCCGGCCTGGCGATCCTGATCACCGTGCTGGGGTTCAACATGGCGGGCGACGGCCTGCGTGACCGGCTCGACCCGCGTCTGGGACGCAAGTTGTGA
- a CDS encoding YggT family protein, whose product MFHAVPLIDKLIAIYSYLLLARVALSWFRVNYSNPWVRLLLRITDPFLEPFRALIPPMGGIDFSPIVAFLVLNLIRSLLVRFLLGM is encoded by the coding sequence ATGTTCCATGCGGTACCGCTGATCGACAAGCTGATTGCTATCTACAGCTACCTGCTGCTGGCCCGGGTGGCGCTGTCCTGGTTCCGGGTCAACTACTCCAACCCCTGGGTGCGCCTTCTGCTGCGCATCACCGACCCGTTCCTGGAGCCGTTCCGCGCGCTGATCCCGCCGATGGGCGGGATCGATTTCTCGCCGATAGTTGCGTTCCTGGTGCTGAACCTGATCCGCTCGCTGCTGGTCCGTTTCCTGCTGGGGATGTAG
- a CDS encoding NYN domain-containing protein: MAKSTYVYIDGFNFYYGVFHKRDSTRSYKWIDYVKLSELLLQGYDIIKVKYFTALVDSHWDSSKSTRQQCHWKAMESIGKQRLQIILGNYRTDPLTRPIAKCQYSTDKNSPTPNAIWIINKEEKGSDVNLATHLVFDGCRNLYETALVMTNDSDLTEALRIVTKELGKEVILLNPHAFRGKPTSRPLQLLGLNMRTVRMGALRAAQLPDPIPGTNIHKPLEWK, encoded by the coding sequence ATGGCAAAGTCGACATATGTTTATATCGATGGATTCAATTTTTACTATGGAGTGTTTCACAAAAGGGATTCTACAAGAAGCTACAAATGGATTGATTATGTCAAGCTAAGCGAATTGCTCCTGCAGGGTTATGATATTATAAAAGTTAAATATTTTACTGCTCTGGTTGATTCACATTGGGATTCATCCAAATCAACCCGTCAGCAATGCCATTGGAAAGCAATGGAATCAATAGGGAAACAAAGACTTCAAATAATTCTGGGTAATTATAGAACCGACCCACTGACAAGACCAATCGCAAAATGCCAATACTCGACAGATAAAAATTCTCCCACACCGAATGCAATCTGGATTATCAACAAAGAGGAAAAAGGTTCAGACGTCAATCTTGCCACGCATCTGGTTTTCGATGGATGCCGGAATCTATATGAAACGGCATTGGTCATGACCAACGATTCTGACTTGACAGAAGCATTAAGAATTGTGACCAAAGAACTTGGCAAGGAAGTTATCTTGTTGAACCCTCATGCCTTTAGAGGAAAACCGACTTCACGGCCTCTTCAGCTTCTTGGATTGAACATGAGAACTGTACGGATGGGAGCACTTCGGGCCGCACAATTACCCGATCCAATCCCAGGGACAAATATCCACAAACCATTAGAATGGAAATAA
- a CDS encoding ABC transporter permease, whose product MFRLAFSNLMQRKMRSSISVLALAVGISLFIVLWGLVNGVLNEFTERIRGIGADITVIRTGSNPLLFGSGVLPYKLGEQLEAIDGVKTVSPVLIWKATIGSAPYNIFGIEPQKFSDLGGQLVFLEGRMLSGPDEMFIDSRIAALESLAVGDSLELLGRQFHIVGIVQPGVGTRIFLPYATLAELTSQPDRVSLFFVTARSPELVEKVSGSITRNIKGVETQFMSNIAASMGKYIEALNQFIRAINYTALVISALVILLSMYTTVVERTREIGILKSLGASRGYILMTIMSEALLLSALGSLAGISLAVLSRHAIQWKFQLITVEISSSLLINSVLLGVLVGALGALYPAFWASRQDPIKALVYE is encoded by the coding sequence ATGTTCCGTCTGGCGTTTTCCAACCTGATGCAGCGCAAAATGCGCAGCTCGATCAGCGTGCTGGCCCTGGCCGTGGGCATCAGTCTTTTCATCGTGCTCTGGGGCCTGGTCAACGGCGTGCTGAACGAGTTCACCGAGCGCATCCGCGGCATCGGCGCCGACATCACGGTGATCCGCACCGGGAGCAACCCGCTGCTGTTCGGCTCCGGCGTTCTGCCCTACAAGCTGGGCGAGCAGCTCGAGGCCATCGACGGGGTCAAGACCGTGAGCCCGGTGCTGATCTGGAAAGCCACCATCGGCAGCGCCCCGTACAACATTTTCGGGATCGAGCCGCAGAAATTCAGCGACCTGGGCGGGCAGCTGGTGTTCCTGGAGGGGCGGATGCTGTCCGGCCCGGATGAGATGTTCATTGACAGCCGCATCGCGGCCCTGGAGAGCTTGGCCGTGGGCGACAGCCTGGAGCTGCTGGGCCGTCAGTTCCACATCGTGGGGATCGTGCAGCCGGGGGTGGGCACCCGCATTTTCCTGCCCTACGCCACCCTGGCCGAGCTGACCAGCCAGCCCGACAGGGTCAGCCTGTTCTTCGTGACCGCACGCTCGCCCGAGTTGGTGGAGAAAGTCTCCGGCAGCATCACCCGGAACATCAAGGGTGTGGAGACGCAGTTCATGTCGAACATCGCCGCCTCGATGGGCAAGTACATCGAGGCGCTGAACCAGTTCATCCGTGCGATCAACTACACGGCCCTGGTGATAAGCGCTCTGGTGATCCTGCTCTCGATGTACACCACCGTGGTGGAGCGCACCCGCGAGATCGGCATCCTCAAGTCGCTGGGGGCCTCGCGGGGCTACATCCTGATGACCATCATGAGCGAGGCGCTGCTGCTTTCTGCCCTGGGCAGCCTGGCCGGGATCAGCCTGGCCGTGCTCAGCCGTCACGCCATCCAGTGGAAATTCCAGCTCATCACCGTGGAAATCTCCAGCAGCCTTCTGATCAACAGCGTGCTGCTGGGAGTGCTGGTCGGCGCCCTGGGCGCGCTCTACCCCGCGTTCTGGGCCTCGCGCCAGGACCCGATCAAGGCCCTGGTCTACGAGTGA